The Aptenodytes patagonicus chromosome 25, bAptPat1.pri.cur, whole genome shotgun sequence genome window below encodes:
- the GTPBP3 gene encoding 5-taurinomethyluridine-[tRNA] synthase subunit GTPB3, mitochondrial, which yields MALRRALSAAGRRWAQRLCSTARGDTIFAVSSGHGRCGVAVIRTSGPGSRGALQTLTGRPELPPPRVLALRRIRDPATAEPLDRGLVVWFPGPQSFTGEDCAELHVHGGPAVVSGVLRALGRLPGLRPAEPGEFTRRAFHRGKLDLTAAEGLGDLIRAETEAQRRQALRQMEGDLGRLYQRWSETLTQALAHLEAYIDFSEDDNVEEEVLSQVDATVRGLEQEIGAHLQDGRRGELLRGGVHAVIAGPPNVGKSSLLNLLCRRPAAIVSPVAGTTRDVVEVALNVGGYPLVLSDTAGLRDATDPVEQEGVSRARDRLQQADLVLAVLDAAVVPAEPAGLGAALGSLLPPATTPCILVLNKADLLPGGGGALRDACARGDPLPPTTLLSCKTGEGLDHLLELLARQLARLCGDPLAGSPSLTQSRHSLHLGDCAAALARYGWERRQDLGLAAERLRLARRHLGRITGHVGAEDVLDIIFRDFCVGK from the exons ATGGCGCTGCGGAGGGCGCTGAGCGCGGCGGGACGCAG GTGGGCGCAGCGCCTGTGCTCCACGGCGCGGGGGGACACCATCTTCGCCGTCTCCTCGGGACACGGGCGGTGCGGGGTGGCCGTCATCCGCACCAGCGGGCCGGGCAGCCGCGGGGCCCTGCAGACCCTCACCGGGCGCCCCGAGCTGCCCCCGCCCCGCGTCCTGGCCCTGAGGCGCATCCGCGACCCCGCCACCGCCGAGCCCCTGGACCGCGGCCTCGTTGTCTGGTTCCCAG GTCCCCAGAGCTTCACCGGGGAGGACTGCGCCGAGCTGCACGTGCATGGCGGGCCGGCGGTGGTGAGCGGGGTGCTGCGGGCGCTGG ggcgcCTGCCCGGGCTGCGTCCTGCCGAGCCCGGGGAGTTCACGCGCCGAGCCTTCCACCGCGGGAAGCTGGACCTGACGGCggccgaggggctgggggaccTGATCCGGGCGGAGACGGAGGCCCAGCGGCGGCAGGCGCTGCGGCAGATGGAGGGCGACCTGGGCCGGCTCTACCAGCGCTGGAGTGAGACCCTCACCCAG GCTCTCGCCCACCTTGAAGCCTATATCGACTTCAGTGAGGATGACAACGTGGAGGAAGAGGTCTTATCCCAAG TGGATGCCACCGTGcgggggctggagcaggagatCGGTGCCCACCTGCAGGATGGGCGCCGCGGGGAGCTGCTCCGCGGGGGGGTCCACGCCGTCATTGCCGGCCCCCCCAACGTGGGCAAGAGCAGCCTGCTCAACCTGCTCT GCCGGCGTCCGGCAGCCATCGTGTCGCCGGTGGCGGGGACGACGCGGGACGTGGTGGAGGTGGCCCTGAACGTTGGCGGTTACCCCCTGGTGCTGAGCGACACAGCCGGCCTCCGTGATGCCACCGACCCTGTTGAGCAGGAGGGGGTCAGCCGCGCGCGGGACCG gctgcaGCAAGCGGACCTGGTGTTGGCCGTGCTGGATGCCGCGGTGGTGCCCGCTGAgccggccgggctgggggctgccctggggtccctgctgccccccgccaCCACCCCCTGCATCCTGGTCCTCAACAAGGCCGACCtgctgccggggggcgggggggccctgCGCGACGCCTGCGCCCGGGGGGACCCCCTGCCCCCCACCACCCTCCTCTCCTGCAAGACGGGCGAGGGGCTCGACCACCTCCTGGAGCTGCTGGCACGGCAGCTGGCACGGCT atgtGGAGACCCCCTGGCAGGCTCGCCCAGCCTGACGCAGAGCCGGCACAGCCTCCACCTGGGCGACTGCGCGGCGGCGCTGGCACGCTATGGCTGGGAGCGCCGGCAGGACCTGGGGCTGGCAGCTGAGCGGTTGCGGTTGGCGCGGCGGCACCTCGGCCGGATCACTGGCCACGTGGGCGCCGAGGACGTTCTCGACATCATCTTCAGGGACTTCTGCGTTGGCAAGTGA